The genomic DNA TGAATAACAGCACGTTTAAAGGCGGCAGGGACATGACCAGCAGATAAACAAGTatttaaaataagtaaaataatggGCCCAATTgtggaaaaaacatttttttaaagtgaTGTGTGGATACtatctagtgggctgcaggaaggTCTTAACTGGTGAACCACCTTTGAGAGGTCAGAAAGAGACAACAGCTCAAACTGGTCACAAGCAGTTGAGCAAGGTTGTGAAAAGGCTGTGTCCAGCAGAGAGGAAGGGGAAGATAATCTAAGAGAGGTGATCTTATCTGTAAAGAAATTCTTCAACTTTTCACAGAACAGATCAGAAAACTGTAGGCAAGAGGACACACCAGGGGAGATAAGACGACTCAATACACTAAATAAGACCTGAGGCCTATGGGAGTTATTTACAATAAGCATAGAAACCAcgatttgttcaactccttaagagttattcctgagacgcaaactagttccaactgtcgttgcctggagatgactctggactgacctggtcgtactgcaagttagtctacggacttcggtaccggggtccccccccccccccccccccccccccccgacatctcggatccaaaagggcgtctccacttgggtacgtagaacacagtgagattgcgtctggatgtggtttttgacaataatcaacctcatagcttagcgcaaaccaaactcttttacatccagaactcagctctccgagatacggaagttctgaccaacatcgcATTCATGcataggttccagacatcacctttagttccatccactcacagtaaataatagttaaccaatttgtcaagtttttattgtttgtaaaataaattcttacttttataaacctgactgtttcctgaatcaaaacgaagcgtgtacaatcccctaataaataaagaatcccagAATCTTCTTATTAAAGCACaacaaagaccaggcagggtgatattctatatttagatagagtatcccagcgtattggtcataagtagaggtaatatatattgagctcttaaagtactCAATTTACCTAACCCTACAATGGCCACCCCATGAAACTTTTCTTGAGGCACCACTGGAAATGCAGCTTTCCAGAACATCAGCCTGCACCAGGGgcttgttttaatttatttttttttttacctttagaGATGGACGAGCTGTTGGGACTGGTGATGAAACAGGTGAGGCAGACGTGGATCGAGCAGCGGAAACCTCGGTTCACAGGTGCGGTTGGAGCGTAGCTTGCAATGCACTCGCCGTGATAAAACTTCCCGCAGACAGGAATCATGCAGCGTCGCACATCCTCGCTGCGCTTCTTACACACAAAGCAGGTATGGAtgcctgaagaaaacgtaacatgATGGGTTGAAATACTCGTTTGAGACGGTCAGGTTTAGGTTGTTTCTCTGGCAGGACTCACCTGATTTACACTCAGGACAGACAAACTTTCCTTTTGGAGCCTTGGCCAGAGAGATGCAGGGCAGGTGGAAAGCTCCACAACACTGACCCTCACAGAGCAGCAGCTCCCCAGTCTTCTCACATATCTGAGAGCACAACCAATTTTTAACAAATAGCGTTACTTTAAGATGACAGCAATAAAAAAGAGAGTGCTGATGAATCTATTTCTCCAAACACAGGTCATTAGGAAAGTTTTGTACTATGtctacttttttttttatcactcATACAGGACTAAACATAGCTGAAAGGTCCCTGAAAGGAGTTAAAGTACCTGACACACGTTCTCCTTCATAGAAGCCGGCCCTCCTCGGTCTCCGATGATCTTCCTCGTAGGTGACAGAGTGTCATCACACAGAGACAGGTTGTCCTTCATGGAGGAGAAACTTTGGTCCAACCCTGACAGATCGCCCTTTGAATGTATATGGAAAAATATCCTTAGTCATAAAATTTAACCAGAGAAAAAAGATTAATGTGTAATAGAGCAAACGTCTTGCCTCTGACTCTGTTGTTTCTTTTGTGTCCTCTGGACTGCTATTAATGTTGTCATCAAGCTGAGAAGCATCTGCTGGTGCCGCCTCCACCTGTCTGGGTTCAGACTGGAAAGGCGTGGAGGTGGAGGGTCCAGGAGGGTTCTGATTGGAAGGTTCGGATGCACAGGTGGTGATGTCATCAGCTGGGGTGGCGATGGAGGATGGATGAGGTTTGTTCTTGGGTTTTAAAGATGGCAGAGCAGAATCTGAGACTATAAAGAGATACACAAGATATGCACTcatttaaaagaataaaaaaactttCCTTAAAAAAGTCGAGTTATTCTTGTTTCAGAATAAAAGGCTCTTCAAAGTCAAGCTTAGTAAAACATATCCATTAAACAATGCAATTGCAGTTATAATCCACATTAATGTGACTTTAGATGATTTTCTctgaaatcagaatcagaaacaaacgttaaattaaaaaaaatctcttttccacaaaaaagtataaaaagttgCTCAAAATaccaacaaaataaacaaattccTGCTTTCTTGGTTTTGCAGCCCGTGTagaaaaaatttcaaaaagtGCCAATCAGATAatcaaatattaaataattattaaaacattttcaaGGGGATTTTAGATTTGTCTATGAAAGTAAGGTAATTAACTATAGTCCCTATTACAATAATAAAAAAGGGTCAAACATTGGTGCACAGTAAAGGGTTAACAAtagaaattctaaatacaaagtaATGTTCAACGACTCACTGACCAGACTGAAAAGCAGCATTTGAATTATTCTTCAGTCCTTTTATctgcaacagaaacagacatcagCAAGTTTTAACCTcagaacaaaagaaaaagaaattttGTGCCAAATTTTTTTGTGTTGCTTTAATTTGTTCTTTGGTTTGCATTTTGCTACAAGCTGAACTGCATCCCTTTGTTTCTGCATGTTTTCCTTAAACTGCACAAAGATTATCATCACTGGAAAGGCCTCAGGTGATACTTCCGTAACTTACCTGAGGTGACAAGTTACTGGTTTGAGGAAACAAAACGCACATTTGAAGCTTTCAATGATCTCCTGTTTTGAGAGGGGtcagtttgtttattttgtttttatttatcactaaAAAGTCTCAGAATGTAAATAAAAAGCTTAAATAATGTCTGGtttcttcattttttttatttcacttaAACTGGCAATTAAAAAACAATTGTGGTTAAAGTCGAGATCAAATGATATGGAAAAATATATCCTGAGTCTGACCTTTCTTTTTGCCAAATCACCCAGGCCTAATTTCAAGCAGTAAACCCTCTGAAATGGCCAGGCACTGAAAACAAATAGAAAAAACGGCCAAAGTCTATAGAAACAGAAAAATTATCCCAGATTTTTGCAAAAAATTTAATAAGATGGCTTTAAAAGGTTACAAGAAATTATGgatcatccatgcatccattatcatccgcttatccggggtcgggtcgccaGGCCTAAAGCCTAGTTTGTCCTCCGTCAGCTCTACAAGGAAGATACACACACATATTGAcacagtgttgcaaagcaattccctgccaggacaacagcggGCGGTGTGCTTTTCTGGGGTATGCTGTCATGTAACCGGTCCAAGTTAGTGCATTTACTATCGTGCTTCTATTGTGCTTTTTGTATTTCAgaaactttttaacacggacatagtctctcattcttctccacctcttcatgtgctcctcTAAACCTACATTTCCCATCATTTCTatccacgaataaaatgcttaCTGTGTGTCTTTATACTCCTCCAGTCACTGgtgaatgaaacgttcatatttttagagttttttttttgtgaggtattcttcaagctgctccaagtgtgccgctagatatcttcggctctcggaagcagcgtcctgaccaatcatagGCTTGCGTTTTCTGTCTTGTTTGAcgcatgtttagaaaagtgggcttgactctgtttatccttgcaagcctgctggagagcctacGCAACGACGgaaaatggtgttgcgtgtccctTCACTGATGCAGACGCAAGACATAAACAAGACTTTAGCATCTCTGCTTAGCCTAAGTATGGATCACCAGATGCAAAATTATTTCTGTAGAAGGCCTGAGTCATAGTTTTTTAACAGTAGCGTGTACAACATGGTGTACCAAATATCGGGTTGTACCTTCTTCTTCGGCCCTGTTGTTGCCTCGGCCTCCAGACAATACTCCAGGATCTTCTGAGTCGGTTTCCTCTTTCGCTTTTTCTCCAAAACAGGAGTTCCATCTGACAATCACACAAAGGACAGCATTGTTTGTTTTCACGTCTTCATGAACATCTATTCAAACCTCCAACTCCATCTTGTAGCAAAGGGATGGATTGCTTTAAAATTCATCTTTAATCAAACCTTCACCCTACCTTTGTCTTTGGTGAGGCCTTCTGACGGTGAGTGTTTGGCTTCAGGGGGCGGTGTTAGGGTGTTCATGGAAAGCATCGGCAGATCTTGGATAGATGCGTGTTCACTTCTAGGAATGTGCAGCTCAGATGTTGTCACTGAAGTGATCTCCTCAGGAGGTGGGGTCAGTATTTCAAGAGGCAAGGTCGAGGACGAGCGTTCATGTTCGTTCTGGTCCAACTCAGATAACTCTGACATGGAGGTAATGGGTTCGGTGGTCTAATAGAACAGATAAGTGAGTATCATCTCCGATTGCAAGGACAGAAGTTGCCTGCTTGGTGGACTTTTAACGGCAAAAGGAGAGAATAGAGAAGTTAGAGCAGAGCATACTTTGTATGATTTTTACCTTTCCAATCAACTGGAGAGGCTTTTTGGTTTTCTTCTTCGTGGGGAAAATCTGGTTGTACTCTTCGGTCCATTCAATCAGCCTCTTGCTGGGTTTTCTAATCCGTTTGTTTTCTGACaaacaaagggggggggggggggggaacaactTTTCTGATGAGTAAATAATTTCTAAAAGTGAATTAAGAGCTGACGTATTCATATAAACCCACATAGGCAATTCACAGGGAATGCTAGTAATCTGTGGATTTGTTGGTCCTTACCTGATTGAGCCTTGTCTCCGTCTCCAACATCATGCGTCAGTCCTGGACTCTTCTTGGTGAAATCTGCAACAAGCTGGTTTTCCTGTTCCTCCTGctccaaaggcaccatcatctctTCATTCCCCTTCAATCTGATCCACCtctcctcatcttcctcttgaCTAACCATTCCTCCACTGCCTTCAACCTGGTCCTCCCTGCTGCTGCTTTGAATGTCCAACACCCTTAATGACACTTCTGATGTTGAGTTCATTTCTGGGAGGGAAGTTTTGGCCGATGAGGACTCATATCCTGGAAAGCCAGGTCTAGACCTCGCAGAATGAGAAGGCACTCTGCGATTGTTTTTCCTTTTCAGCCAATGGGAGCCCCTTCTGTAGTAGGGCCTTTTGGGTTTGTGAATTGAACTGGACTCCTGTTCAACTGGACTTGAATTGGTTTGGGTAGAAACAAATTCCACGTTTTGAATATGTTCTGCTGGCAGATCCTCCTGTGGCAGCATCGAAGGTTCCTCCTTGACATGTGCACTTGGTGGTCCAATCTCCAGTTCCAGAGGAGCCCCTTCTCGCTCTCTAGTGTCATGCAAGTCCTTCAACATCATAAGAAATGTGCTGAACTTGTAATTTGTGTCTGTCTTGAATGAGATGGGTTTACCATTGTTCTTACTTGCCAGGGACTGAAAGGAAACAACCTCTGCATTTTTAAAATCATTAATAAAGGAAAATGGTGatgttgggggtaatgggggttgtgtgTTCAAGGACTGATCTTCAGGCCTTGCCTTTACTTTAGACGTTAGAGGAATGAAGTCCATTGGTGGAGTTGATAGGTCTTCATCTTCACTCTTAACATCATTTGAATCAGAAAGTATTAAAGATGGGGAGCTGCAGCTAGAAATGGTACCTTGATCACTCTCACCATTGTCAGTGTGATGAGGTTTTAGAAAGTTTATTTTATTGCAGGCATCCAGTTTGGCCTCTTTCCACTCAAACTCTTGTCTCAAAGGGTTTAAGAGCTGCTTTTGTTCAACTTCATGCTGGGCTTTACCTTGCTTCTGGTCGACCTCATGCATGGCTTTCAGTGCTCTGGTCATCAGCCGATTGCTGGCAGGGAGGTGGGCAGGTTGCTCATTTAGGACTTCATTCACTTCTGGAACTAACTTTAAAACAATGGCAGTCTTAGACTCCTGAGAAGACAGGTCTTCAGGAACTAAAGATTCTCTACAACCTTGATCTCCATAAGGATGAGAAGGCTGAGGAGATGGATTAAAAGCTGTGACTTGGTCAGTGCTATCTAACCGGTCAGAAGATTTGACAGGAGTCGTTTCATTTTCCGACTGGTCTGATTTTGTGGGTGATGAGTAAGTCCCATTGTTTGGACTTACTTTTGAAATTGGTACCTGTTTTTCTTCCAGGCCAACCAGCTCATCAACAGATTTATCAGAAGCCATGGTATTTCCCTCATGAGATGATTCCAATGAGAGACGAATCACATCAGAACCACCACTAGCTCTTAACTTCTTGACCGAGACCTTTGAGGATCCTAAATTATTAACAGAGGAGCTTGACTTCCTGTTTACACAGTCTGATTGGCAAGAAGATGTTTTAACTTCTGATGTCTTTTCTTTCTTTGCACACTCAGCTTGGTCAGTGAGACAAATGGTCACATCGGAGTTCAGATGTTTCTTATCATTGATTTCCTTACGGATCAGTTTCACAAAGGGCAGCCTACACTTAGAAACCAGACTTGTTTGCTCCTGTAGTGTCAACTCTGGATCATTCATTCCAGCCTGTAAACAGGAGGCCAAAGTCTTGTTGCTTTCTTTTTCTTTGTCCAAGATCTTGTCAGTTTTACTGACATGCTTATTTGATGTTACAGATGACAGTTTGGCTTCACTGACACTTTTTAAACTCTTCAAAACACTAGATTTGTCATTAAACTGAACTTTCTTTGAGGACTCCACATCTTCAGGAACATCTGAGCTACCCAACAGATCAGATGAATGGTCAGTAGCAAGATCAGTTGAATTGCTGACTATCTGTATATCCTTTGAAAATGCTCTTTCTGCGGACGACTGGGTCTTCTCTTTGTTCAAAAACCCTGACTGGTCTACAGAACTACTATTTGTGCTGCCCTCAACGGTTTTACACCTCAAAGATCCTGGCTGTTCAAGTAGTGGATTGTTTTCAGTTGTCTTATGCTTATCTAACAATGGTGCCTGGTCATTAGACCCACCACCAAATGAGGAGGCAAAAGAAACAAGCGTCTTTTTGCTAACAGTGGAGATGTTCTTTTTCTTACAGGGCACCTTACTAAAGAGCGAACGATCCGGCACTGAACTGGTAGTCTTTGGTCGCCTGTCTTTACCTGACTTGCTAAACCAAAGACCACTCTGTATCTCAGGCTGCTTCTTCAGCTCTTTGGCAACAGTGACTGAAGGCTGAGCTGGAACTAGCTTAGGCTGGCGTTCAAGTGCTTTAGGACATAAAATCTTAGGAACTGATTCGAGATCAGAGTATGGGCACTCTCCATTGTCTCTCTCTGATTGGTCAGGGCTACAGTTCAATGTCTTTTTAGAGTTTTTACTCCATGTGTCCTTTAGGGATTTATTTTGTTTCTTCTTCCCAGAAGGTTTCTTTAAAGTGCTAGGTTTCCTTGGAGGCGTACCTGTGGAGGAAATGGATCCATTTGTTATGTGCAATGTCTCCGAAAGGGCAGAGGTGGGTGAAACTGGAGGAGGAAAGGTTGGATGGGGTTTATTCTCTCCTTCTACTGCTGAGCTACAGGGGAAAGTGCTATCTGTGGATGAAGACATGGAGGAAGTCAATTTGGGTCTCCCAGGCAAAACGGACTCGGCCTCCGCCACACTGGATTTCCAGGAATTCTGGAAACGCTTTGCAATCTGCGGAGAGAAAAAAACGCTCAGTAATTTCACACATcaattaacaaaaaaataaacaatgttcCTGAGAACCACTGAGGTTTTTGCATGAAGAACCAAAGATGGATCACAAATACTTACAGTGTATTTGCTGGTTTGTTCTCTTTGCTTCCCCCTTCGTCGCAGCAGGATGAGTTGTTCAAATTCAAAGCCTCCATGAAAAGTGTGAGTTGACTTCTCCTCCACCCAGAAAAAGTCCTTCGGCTCTCCAAAGGTCCGGACATAGTAAAGTCGACAAGGCCGGTCACTGGGCTCTAAGACAACAAATCATTAATACAATAAGAAAGATAAATGAATATTACATCACCAAGGATTACTGGAAGAATACATTACAAcaacttggagtgtcacaaagagGCATTGAAAACCAGATTAATCATGACAATTTTAAAAAGAGAAACATCTCCTTTCTTAAAGGGACCTAGAGGGCCACTTCACAGTAGTCCAATGTTTGGTTCTAATCCATTCTTGGATGTTCATAGCTGTTTTGGCTCGTTATTCTGTTAGAGGACCCATGATCTGAAACTAAACCTTCTGGTCCAGAAGCCTCTCCAGAACTGAAAGGAGCCTTCTCCATATTCCACAGTAGGTTTGGTATTCCTTTGTTTGCCTCCTTTTTGCTTCTGTAAACATAGAGCTTGTGTGACTTGTTGTGAAGCTCCAGTTTTATCTGATCTACTCCAAGGACATTCTCTCAATAGCTTTGAGGCTCATCAACACTCATTTTTGCAGATTCCAGTTATTTTATAATTTGTTTTAGACAGTGGTGTCTTACTTGTTTATACTTTTGCTTAAACAGTGACAGATTGTGCAATCTAAAACAGATTAACTTTGACCTTGGAGTTCAGCTCTAATCACCTAGTAGGTTGTATTATTCATCTCTTTTATTTGTCATTGTTCTTCCTTTTGTGTCCACATCCAGGGAGGTTATCTACAGTCCCTTTGGATGATTCTGTACAGCTGCATAGTCCTCAAACCATCACCTTTAACAAGCTTGTAGTTATCTTTCCCTGAAACAACTCCCTCCTAAGCTTCTATGGTTCATTTGTACACCCTAATACCAGACTGCCCTGTGACTACTTTTCAGCCTTTAAATAGTCATACTGACTGATTAAAAGATCGAAGACACCTTTGATGTTTAAATGTCCCTTATGTTTGCAAGTATGTTGTCAATATTTCCCCAAGAGTAAAATAATCAGGTCAACAATTTAAAGGTTCTATATCATGCTATTTTTAACCTTTGAgggcaaaggtaggcacagtatatgataaaatattaccgttggcaccATTGaggtgtcttttattttaaatacaagttattttagtcagcctgaatttatacccaggAATAAAACACTTACGTTTAACGAAACTCCGCCCATGCCTACAACAGCGTCTTATGTGAGCTATTTGCTGTATTGTCTATGGTAGTCCAGTGTTTAAGGCGTCTGTCTGCCATCTCAGGTTTGTTGTGCACCGACATGGGTTTGAATCCGTGGTGTTGGCagtaatttatttgtttttatattttagttttaattaATTATGTTCTGctaaatattttgtgtctctaaagagCTTTGGATGTGGTCATTTCCAAGCAACATcttagttgatttactctgctcatctcacatggactcacactggctaaataaacaaagaaagtaaaaaaacagATAAGTCCTTACTTTTTAAACTGTTTTACCAATAAATGGTTGAAAACatcatactggcaagtgtagctaaaaaaataaaaaaaatgaaaaggttaCTGCTCAGACTGGGATGCAAACCTGTGCAAAACTAAAAGCCAGCCCAGCGCtcttaccactggactaccaagtctgctaCATGACACCTGTCGCCCATGCCacatatcctgtgctggccagAGTAGACAGGTTTCAAACCAGAGACTAGCTTCCGAGAGAGGGGCGGGGCCTGATGACAAGAATAGTTTCCATTCCAGCTTTacaagattttcaaagtaaaactcaacatttgcagctgaaacaggaaaatgcatgaataaaGCCAAAAGTGGGGTTTGGGcttttttttcatgaggaaataacaatatcacaCAGTAACAAGCTCCAAAATGTGGGTTTTCCATGATATGACCCCTTTAAACTAAGATAAATTTTGATTAGTGAATTTCATTCATAAACAAACCAATACAGTGAAATTCTGTCTTCACTATTAGGTCCATCAAACCACAGAATTGCATTTAAACGTTTGGTTCAATAAGGATTTACTGTCTAACTCCCTTACACTATTATTTATATATGATTTTGTGTTAACTGCTAATACATTTCTCTGTATGAAACAGATTCAGGTAATTATACACACAAAAAACTCATACATTTCTTTTCCATTTGAGATCCTAAATAAATATTTCAGTTTTCAAAATGAGTTTTAATAAATTATGGTCAATATTTGTTCATATAAGGAATACTTCTTACTATTAACAAAATGTAAATTACCAGCACAAATAAATAATGTGCATGAATTAATCTACATTGCTTTCATTTTGCTGTCATGATAAATTAGGAATGTTTCACACCAACCTTTTAGTTTGTGAAAAACTCCCTGTGAGGGATCAACCACCACTTCACACGGCCACCACGGTCTTCGGCTGAATTTCGCCCAAACAACTTCGCCCTCAACAAATTTCACAGGAGGCAAAGGTTTTTTCTTCAGGTTGTTCTGCTGCTGCAGGCAAATGAAGAATATATAAATGATGAAGTGCACAAAATGTAATGATGcagcaaaaataaaaaggaatgttTTAGTCgggataaataccacacacaaacATCAAATTGTTAGTTTACGCTATCACTAATGGTTAAAGACCTCTGTCCCTGACTTAtgaccagtgatgggaataacgctgtttagaataacggcgttactaacggcgtacTTTTTTAGGTaacagaataatctaattaattacttttcccactgttgcaacgccgttaccgttactggggacggaaggttgtgcgttactatgtgcttgtcgaacgttgagcaacagtgtgaggctttctgaccgccacacttcagctgcagccagggagagagaggtgtcggtaacgcacttacaaacacgatgatgattggccgggtgggcggagaccctcagtgttctcactgtctcagtcactgcctgctgtagacccaacagagcagtgatgggaataacgccgtttaaataaCCGAGTtactaaaaaaatgtttttttcagtaacgagcaaactaataaattatcgtcttcttttatcaaaacgtcgtttctgttactgataaggaaatgcgtgcgttaagcagcgcggtgtgttgaagctgtcatcagctgatcagaagctaaagaggtagatgttttcatccaagagcatcacgaccCGTgacgaacgaggaagacgtgataaaGAGTCTactcccttcttagcgtgacagcgggacgtcccgaaggtccgctcacctgttcaccgctcagaagtcctgatcttctaccttcgtagatcatccagctgtaacctgtttctgatcatgtctttagtcccgctgtaacactgatgcatcagtctcagacgtcatggagctcaggtgttattagaactccccgtgtgtgtttaccacccagcttcagctcttctgtggttgggtctgacccaagttagtaaatgtaagtcctccatcagatctgtgcctcttctagtgtcattttaaaggatatttatttatttatttatttattcatttatttatttaaccgttactaaattaccagcaacagaaatgctactaaaaacacacaattatgtgaagctggaaaatttagaattctgtgcaaaattacatttatttctgtaatttaattagactgagagaccatttaaaggctcgggaacctttacaagtgtttatatttgcaattttaaatgttagctgacTGGGGTCTTGTTaagtatcacacagtgaccttttaatagtctagataagtgtaatgcttcTGTTAGTAGTTccacctgttaagtgcttatttatttaaattattcaggttttaaaaaacatgtggacatacattttattatgttccagtcattagtcatttatatttcactattgtagtaatttatagtaaattaagtaagtttaattaacccatttttcttgcattctttaatgaaaaaagtaactaagtagttatttttcttggtaattagttacttttataatctcgtaactctgtaagtaacggagttacttttttgacaaagtaattagtaactataagtaattactttttaaaagtaactttcccaacgcTGCTCATGACCTTTCTGGTTTTTGTGCCTTGTTAgttgaaaaagaaaaataatctgcATGTTTCTTAATCACTTTATTGTTTTCAGTCCTGGACCATCAACATTGCACCTTTCTAACCATGCTGCAATAAAGACTCACCGATTGTGGTTTGGAGGATCGATTTCCAATCCTTGTGCAGCTCTGACCTGCCAACACCGATTTCGGCCAATTCTGATTCATCTCATAGAACTACAATTGACAGAAAACAGTTTTTGTTAAGATTACTCGAAAATTGTGGATCTGGAAGTAAAAAACTTCCACATGGAAGATCAGCTCGTGCTGACTGCTAGCTTGAATTAATGCTTTGTGATTGTGAGTTCACTGACTGGGAAACTTTTTGGAATGTTTTCTTTTCTTCCTGCTTGGCAATGGTGCGTTCGACTACAAAAAGAAATTTTACTTTTTCACATTCAGACTGGATGTACTGGATATTTGCTGATTGGACTCAACAGTGGCTGTTTACTGTTTATATATAAATGATGTGATGACTCCTGTTGTTTCCTGCCTGATCGGGTTCCCTCTGAGTCAGATGCTGACTGAGAACACCTGGGTCCAACCTCCTACCTGTGGTAGCTCTTGCAGTAGCAAGCAGGCAGtccattttttgttttctttagttATTGATATGTTTAGTTATGGCTGCTCTTCTCCCTATAGCAAGTATAAGTCTTATGACTTTGAGTTTGTTTAGACAGTgagttatatttatttatttgaatttactcataagttatattattaaacaCATATTATATTAAGGAGCAAGTCATCACCAATAATTTTTTTCCTTATaatctatataaatgagtgtctaattgtgctgtaaacacatgtagtcaataatttagcACTTTGGTGCATCTCAGGTAAAactgaaatattctgcctaaaactgtcagtgttgtgcccttttcaggtaaaaactcagcactgcgttTGAAATCTGCCATCgcgattggctaagaggtacactatgacattagctggtagattatgatgccgcaatgctgttgtgagcctgtgtgtgtgtatttgttagcaactccgccttctcggtctgccagacaacagcatttgttgcatttttcaaacaggaagtgg from Nothobranchius furzeri strain GRZ-AD chromosome 10, NfurGRZ-RIMD1, whole genome shotgun sequence includes the following:
- the nsd1b gene encoding histone-lysine N-methyltransferase, H3 lysine-36 specific isoform X2; the protein is MSGPHRGSDRKSHQSSCPLTPTRDPSHPFRLYKQPLGLTMSATASSLKHTSVYRFTQTDHSSSSSSSSSTYSPLRRLQHLTSMVSQPDLVLPVRDPERSWEWAAHRKEKSKTERDSWSDYREYSVTQIPNPEERFSPSSCGQKQPEGQSGSKNTPPENCNDSVVTEKKTGCFSGPPSPAFSLDSNSPFANGLLHFESTLFGTEDDDEEQGTTSPIEGLQEKTETVPQSPHRNTLLDTKDTVLSSAKVVTRSQSSGQRRRYWDGSEDEWDSDTELFLFEDSPSWQSVFYEMNQNWPKSVLAGQSCTRIGNRSSKPQSQQNNLKKKPLPPVKFVEGEVVWAKFSRRPWWPCEVVVDPSQGVFHKLKEPSDRPCRLYYVRTFGEPKDFFWVEEKSTHTFHGGFEFEQLILLRRRGKQREQTSKYTIAKRFQNSWKSSVAEAESVLPGRPKLTSSMSSSTDSTFPCSSAVEGENKPHPTFPPPVSPTSALSETLHITNGSISSTGTPPRKPSTLKKPSGKKKQNKSLKDTWSKNSKKTLNCSPDQSERDNGECPYSDLESVPKILCPKALERQPKLVPAQPSVTVAKELKKQPEIQSGLWFSKSGKDRRPKTTSSVPDRSLFSKVPCKKKNISTVSKKTLVSFASSFGGGSNDQAPLLDKHKTTENNPLLEQPGSLRCKTVEGSTNSSSVDQSGFLNKEKTQSSAERAFSKDIQIVSNSTDLATDHSSDLLGSSDVPEDVESSKKVQFNDKSSVLKSLKSVSEAKLSSVTSNKHVSKTDKILDKEKESNKTLASCLQAGMNDPELTLQEQTSLVSKCRLPFVKLIRKEINDKKHLNSDVTICLTDQAECAKKEKTSEVKTSSCQSDCVNRKSSSSVNNLGSSKVSVKKLRASGGSDVIRLSLESSHEGNTMASDKSVDELVGLEEKQVPISKVSPNNGTYSSPTKSDQSENETTPVKSSDRLDSTDQVTAFNPSPQPSHPYGDQGCRESLVPEDLSSQESKTAIVLKLVPEVNEVLNEQPAHLPASNRLMTRALKAMHEVDQKQGKAQHEVEQKQLLNPLRQEFEWKEAKLDACNKINFLKPHHTDNGESDQGTISSCSSPSLILSDSNDVKSEDEDLSTPPMDFIPLTSKVKARPEDQSLNTQPPLPPTSPFSFINDFKNAEVVSFQSLASKNNGKPISFKTDTNYKFSTFLMMLKDLHDTREREGAPLELEIGPPSAHVKEEPSMLPQEDLPAEHIQNVEFVSTQTNSSPVEQESSSIHKPKRPYYRRGSHWLKRKNNRRVPSHSARSRPGFPGYESSSAKTSLPEMNSTSEVSLRVLDIQSSSREDQVEGSGGMVSQEEDEERWIRLKGNEEMMVPLEQEEQENQLVADFTKKSPGLTHDVGDGDKAQSENKRIRKPSKRLIEWTEEYNQIFPTKKKTKKPLQLIGKTTEPITSMSELSELDQNEHERSSSTLPLEILTPPPEEITSVTTSELHIPRSEHASIQDLPMLSMNTLTPPPEAKHSPSEGLTKDKDGTPVLEKKRKRKPTQKILEYCLEAEATTGPKKKIKGLKNNSNAAFQSVSDSALPSLKPKNKPHPSSIATPADDITTCASEPSNQNPPGPSTSTPFQSEPRQVEAAPADASQLDDNINSSPEDTKETTESEGDLSGLDQSFSSMKDNLSLCDDTLSPTRKIIGDRGGPASMKENVCQICEKTGELLLCEGQCCGAFHLPCISLAKAPKGKFVCPECKSGIHTCFVCKKRSEDVRRCMIPVCGKFYHGECIASYAPTAPVNRGFRCSIHVCLTCFITSPNSSSISKGRLVRCVRCPVAYHANDLCMAAGSMVLSNNSIICPNHFTPRRRYKNHEHVNVSWCFVCTEGGSLLCCESCPAAFHRECLNIEMPKGSWFCNDCKAGKKPRYKDILWVKVGRYRWWPAEVSHPKTIPENIQRRRHDVGEFPVHFFGSNDYLWTYQARAFPYMDVDANSKEKMGKGVDATYKKALEEAAVRFRELQAEKELRQLQEDKKNDRKPPPYKHIKVNRPIGKVQIFTADLSEIPRCNCKSSDESPCGMDSECINRMLLYECHPQVCPAGERCLNQAFTKRQYSQVEIFRTLSRGWGLRCIHDIKKGHFVTEYVGEVIDEEECRSRIRHAQENDICNFYMLTLDKDRIIDAGPKGNEARFMNHSCQPNCETQKWTVSGDTRVGLFALVDITAGTELTFNYNLECLGNGKTVCKCGAPNCSGFLGVRPKNNPPSDDKGRKLKRRGPGRRKKKVVMTKEREDECFKCGDGGQMVSCKKPGCPKVYHADCLNLTKRPAGRWECPWHQCDLCGKEAASFCEMCPSSYCRQHREGLLFISKLDGKLCCNEHDPCGPEPLEPGEIREYVPEQSSQNSGLGMAVLPSAASSATDSLNQTGSSNKKVGRSSTRRETPEAFPAFSIPVPITVPIAAPSTSPSHSSSSSPGSPHVFDVPHYSPISSYEEERDVLDVDEEELLAEEEELVEEGEVRRQKSDTQKEDGEEVDLEYLELKDEDDEDEEEEDEDEEEEEEE